The DNA region GTTGCTTATATGGGTGATGATGTTATAGATTTAGCACCTTCAAAATATGTTGGATTTTCTTTTGCACCAAAAAATGCTATTAAAGAAGTAAAAAAAAATTGCTAATATAGTATTAGATAAAGAGGGAGGAAATGGTGCTGTAAGGGCTGCCATAGATATGGTATTAAAGGCTAGGGGTGATTATGAAAAAATTCTCAAAGAGTTTTATTCTTTTTAATATAATGATATTTTCTATAATCTCTTGTACTGATTTTAGCAAGATAGGACAAAATACTGGAGATGATAATTTTGAACGCCCTCCTGAGATGGAGTTTTATGGTTTTAGAAGAGAAAGCTATGTTACCAATTTCAAACAAATGGATATGTTTGCAACTAATGCTAAGTTTTATGACAGCAGAGCTTTAATAGAGTTATATGATTCACGTAATTATACTTATGATGCTGATGGCACTATTGCAGCAAGAGTATCCGGAGAGTTTGCTAAAATAAATAAAAATACTTTATATACAGAAATATTTACAAATGTTGTTGCAAAGGCTTCTAATAATAGTACTCTATATACTGAGTATGTACAGTATGATCATGAGAAAAGCCATTTTAAAAGCCCTGTACCAATTAGAGTAGAGCAAGAAGATGGAAGCTGGCTTACTGGAAGCAGTATGGAAGGTGATTTGGCTATGGAAAATATAACTGTATATAATGAAAAAGATGAAGGTGATGCTATAGGAGTGCCAATTGCTGAAGAGTAAGATTTTTTATTCATTTGTAATTTTATTTGTATTAATATCTACATTAATGCCTCAATCTCAAAGAAGTGCTGATAAATTTACATACGACAATAAAAATCAAGTTTTTCAATATACAGGCAATTCTAGATTAGAAGATAAATCAGCTTTAATAACAAGCTATAAGATGACTTTTTATAAAGAAACAGAGCTTGCAACATTCACAGGAAAGGTTAGACTTTTAAGTAAAACAAACGGCTCTACAATAGATGCAGGATATGCTAGCTATAATGGTAAAACTAGATATGCATATGCTAGAAATAATCCAATACTTCGTTCATCTACAAACAATATGACAATAAAAAGTACTTTTATGGAGAGAGATTTTAATACTCCTACTGCAAAGGCTATAAGCAATGTTCATCTTATACATATAGATAAAGAAAATGACAGAAGAACTGATGGATATTCTGATGAGTTAATTTATGATATGGATACGCAAATTTCTGTGTTAAAAGGAAATCCAAGACTTTATCAAGGCAGTGATAGAATAGAAGGCGAGATATTGGAATATAATGCAAAAACTTCTACAGCAAATGTTATGGGAAGAAGTAAGATATATATACTTCAAACTAATGATTATGTTCAAACTGGTGAAACTAATGAAACTAAAAATAGCAAGGTGAGTAATTATAATATTGTAACGGCGGATAGACTTTTTCTAGATGAAAAGGGTGGGGCAAATCAGACTAATAGATTTTTATATGCTTATGGAAATGTTAATGCTTATTTCTTTGAAGAGAATATGATACTTAAAGGCGGATATATTATATATGATATGGATAATGAGCATATATATATGTATCAAGATCCTTCTGTAAGAATACCAGACAGAGGAATAATATCTTTCGGTGAGTGGATAGAATATAAAAGAGATGAGAAGTTTAGAGATATTATATTTCACAATGATGTTGTGATGGTAGATTATGATGAAGGTATATCATTAGAGGGTGATTTACTTCATCTTGACCCTGATACTAAGGTTGCTACAGTTAGCGGTTCTCCGCATGCTTATTTAGAAAATAGAAGCATGAAGATAACTTCTGTTACTATGCAGATATTTAATGATGATGAGAAATTAAGGGCTAATGGAAATGTTTATGTTGAGATGAAGGATATGAACTCAAAAAGTGCTTGGGCTACATATTTTGATAAGGCTAAATATTTAAGATTATGGGGAGAAAATCCTT from Brachyspira pilosicoli P43/6/78 includes:
- the lptC gene encoding LPS export ABC transporter periplasmic protein LptC — translated: MKKFSKSFILFNIMIFSIISCTDFSKIGQNTGDDNFERPPEMEFYGFRRESYVTNFKQMDMFATNAKFYDSRALIELYDSRNYTYDADGTIAARVSGEFAKINKNTLYTEIFTNVVAKASNNSTLYTEYVQYDHEKSHFKSPVPIRVEQEDGSWLTGSSMEGDLAMENITVYNEKDEGDAIGVPIAEE
- a CDS encoding LptA/OstA family protein; this translates as MPQSQRSADKFTYDNKNQVFQYTGNSRLEDKSALITSYKMTFYKETELATFTGKVRLLSKTNGSTIDAGYASYNGKTRYAYARNNPILRSSTNNMTIKSTFMERDFNTPTAKAISNVHLIHIDKENDRRTDGYSDELIYDMDTQISVLKGNPRLYQGSDRIEGEILEYNAKTSTANVMGRSKIYILQTNDYVQTGETNETKNSKVSNYNIVTADRLFLDEKGGANQTNRFLYAYGNVNAYFFEENMILKGGYIIYDMDNEHIYMYQDPSVRIPDRGIISFGEWIEYKRDEKFRDIIFHNDVVMVDYDEGISLEGDLLHLDPDTKVATVSGSPHAYLENRSMKITSVTMQIFNDDEKLRANGNVYVEMKDMNSKSAWATYFDKAKYLRLWGENPYLSQENSIVRGREIRYYVETERIEAYGVSGSMSE